GCTCCTGGACCAACCCGCCGTTCGCACCGCGCGCTGCGCTACCCTAAATAATCTCGTCACTTCTGTCACATTCGGCCTCCCACCGTGTCTACGGGGGTAAGGAGGTCAAATCATGACAAAGCTGAACGGAAAGAACGCCCTGGTCACCGGGGCTTCCAAGGGGATCGGGGCCGGGATCGCCCGGAGCTCGCCGCGTGCGGCGCGGCGGTCGCGGTGAACTACGCGTCCGACCGGGCCGGAGCGGAGGCGGTGGTCAGCGCGATCACAGCGTCTGGCGGCCGGGCCGTCGCACTTCCCGGCAACGTGTCGAAGGCGGACGACGTAGCCCGGCTCCTCGCCGAGACGGCACGCACGCTGGGAGCACTCGACGTGGTGGTCAATAACGCCGGGGTGTACTCGCCGACACCGCTAGAGTCGGTAACTGAGGACGAGTTCCACCGCCAGATCAACACAAACGTGCTCGGGCCGCTGCTGGTCATGCGGGAATCGCTGAAGCACTTCGGGCCGGCGGGCGGGAGCATCATCAACGTCGGGTCTGCCGCGTCGCGGATGTTCGCGCCCGGCTTCGCGGTGTACACGGCAAGCAAGGCGGCTCTCGACGGAATCACCGGAGTGCTGGCTAGGAGCTCGCGGCCCGCCGCATCCGGGTGAATTCCGTGAATCCCGGAGCCACGCTGAGCGAGGGCACGCGGGCGGCCGGGCTGTACGGCGTGGACAGTGAGTTCGAGAAGCAGTTGGTCGCCATGACGCCGCTCGGCCGCGTCGGCACGCCGGCCGACATCGCCAAGGTCGTTGCGTTCCTCGCATCCGACGATTCCGGCTGGCTCACCGGCGAGATCCTCCTCGCTTCCGGCGGACTGCGGTAGAGCGGCTCAACCCAGCAAAGGAGCTCGAGATGAAACGGATCATTCTGTTGATGGCGTTGATGATGGGTCTGGGCTTCACGGCCACAGCCGACGAGCCGAAGGGCGACAAGCAACAGACCGCGGCAAAAGCCCTGGAGTCGTTCTCCGGTTCTTGGGAGATCGTGAAGGTGTCGCCCGACGGCGCGACGAAGGCTGCCGAGCTGCTGTTCAGGAAGGACGGCACCTACGCGGCGCTGGACAAGGAAGGGAAAGAGCTGTGGGCCGGGACGTTCGAGATCGACCCGACGGCCAATCGAAGGTGTGGGACCACCGGGCGGACAGCGGGAAGAAAACGGGTGACGATGTCCTCGGCATCTACGAACTCGACGCCGACACCTTGAAGGTGGCTTGCGTGGTCGGGCAGTGGAAGGGCAAGAAGTGGGTCGGTAAAGACCGCCCGAAGACCTTCGACCCGAAGCACGCGGACGTGGTGATCGAACTGAAGCGGGCGAAGTGAAGGAACCAAACCGAACCAAGGAGACGAGCATGACCGCGCAATTACCCACGGCGGCAGCGGCCTACGTCCGAACGATCAACGAGCGTGACCCGGACGGGTTCATCGCCCTGTTTGCAGAGGACGCGGTGGTGGACGACGCCGGGCGGGAGATCCGAGGCCGCGAGGCAATCCGGGAGTGGGCCGCCCACGACATCTTCGCAGCGAACGTCACCCTTGAGGTGCGTAACGTGAGCGGCACCGACGGCGACGCCACGATCACGGGGAAGGTGGATGGCACGTTCGATCGGACTGGGCTACCCGACCCGCTCATCATGACATTCCGCGTGGCGGTCGACCGCGGCAAGATCAGCGGGCTGACGTGTCGGCTGGCGGCTGGGTGATGACGGCCCGGACTGCGATGGCATCGGCCTTCGTGATAGCATGCTGGCCGGTGATTTTCCTGTCCAGCGTGCGCACGGTCCAGCCAAGAGCATCAGCAAGAGGCTTCTTGCCGAACCCGTCGGCGATGCGGCGGAGTTCGGCGGGTGTCATGCCGCCTCGTCCATGACACGGTTCACCGCCGTCGATGGCGCGTAACCGGCTAAGTGACTGTCCCATATGTGCGAAAAAGCCTGAGAAATCGTGGGTGACAACTCGAAAATACGGCGATTTCGAGGCATATGGGACAGTCACTAAGCGATTCCCGTCAGGGCGGATGCTACGGAACACAAGATCGCGTGTGCGACCGGTCAGCAAGTCTCCGCCGGCCTTCCGGTACGGGAAGATGAACCGCCTCACTTCAGCGGGGAACGAGTCGAGTCGCAGCCCCACCTCCTTGTCCGACAATTCGGCGACGAGGCCCGCCTGTGCCTTCACGGCCGCGACAAGTTCAACGACGTGTCGTTGCAGAATCGCGATAATGTTGTCGAAATCCAGCCAGAACTCTTCCGGCAGTTGGGCGCGAATGGCTTCGAGGTCGTCGTCAGCCTGCATCGCTTCCCACATGGCCAAAGGCGTGAGTCGTGATACTAAGCGGTGGATTCGGCAATACTCGTCACCCTTCACCTTGAGTCGCAAGCCGCTGGAGAATCGCAGCACGAACCCTTCCTCCGAAGGGGCAGCGTCTTCGCCAGCGCCAGCAGTTCCGAGACGGACGCGAACGAGTGACGCTTGGCCACCCTCCACCCGAGGCGATCCCCGACCGTCAGCAAATCGTCGAACCCCACCTCCGCGCCCTCGCCGCTGTACGCGGCCAAGAGCACCAGACCGGTGTAGCTGTAATGAACGACGATACGGTTCTCGGGGTACACGGCCTCGGCGAGGTAGGTCGTCTCCGTGTCAAGGGGCGACAGGTCGTGGTCGCGGATCTGCGCCGCCGCCCACTTCGCTTGATCGGGCCGAGACTGCCCTTGGTCGCGGTACGCCACTCGCCGCCGTGGTGAAACAGGATGATCAGGCTGCCGTCGAGCTTCTCGAACGTCTCGAACGGCAGATCGGGGATCGAGTCCAACCTCTCGCCGACGTTGAAGAACTTTGGAAACGGGGTAGCGACCACCCGCTTGGCCACTGGATCGAGAATGATCCCTCGTGCCAACATGGTGAACTCGTCCCACGCGCGGTCGTACACCGTCGACTCGGCGTAGCAGTACAGCCGCAGCCCGTCGGCCCCGACGTTCTCTTTCACCCGCTTCTCGGCCACCGCCCGCTGCAAGCCGCACCACAGATCGTTGAATGCCATCATCCGTGCCGGATGCACCGACCCGGTCACACGGCCCTCCGCAGGTCGATGACCTGGACGTTGGGCTGTGCGTCACCACGGAGAATGTCCTTGAGCTGACTGCGAAGAGTCTGCTCATGTTTTGCGAACAGGTCGAATGGCAGCTCAGCTCGCCATCCCGCGTCGCGTCGCTTCACTTCAATCGGGCGGTCGATCAAGACGTAGCACCGGCCCGCCGTTGGCGAGGCGAACAGACTCCATTCGGTCCTTGCGGCGAAGGTGGGTTGCGTCGATCACTGTCGGCAGTCCGTGCCCGAGACGTGTCTTGGCGACCGCGTGAACGGCAGCGAACACTGCATCGTTCTTGGTCTGGTCGCGGAAATCGCCGCACAGTTCGCGTCGGAATTGGTCGCTGCTGATCACATGCGATGGGTCTATGCCGTAATCGCCTTCGGCCTCCTCGCTTTGCAGCCACGTCGTCTTACCTGCGCCCGACGTGCCGACCATCAGCGTGAGGATGCCGGGCTTCGCCGGCTTGGCTTCGTCCCAATCGCGACACTGTAAACACGTCAGCCCGCGCTCGCGCCACATGGCGACCACGCTGGGACGGTCGTCCACCACGAAGGCGATCTCGTTACCTGCGGCGAGGAGATTGTCGAGTATCTCGGACTTGATGATGAAGTCCTGCCGGTAGTCGCCCGCGGGCCGCATGTGTAGCTCGGAGTACGGCACTCCGTTGCGGCCGAGCCACTCTTTCGTTTCTTGCTGAACCGCGTCGCTGCGGCCGGAGACGAGGATGATCTTGTGGCCCTGTTGGGCGACGAGAACCGCCAACTCGCGGATCGGCTCGATAACCGGATCGTTCACGCACTCGGTGAAGAAGGCGTCTAATTGTGGGAGCCGTTTTGGATGTGATGCAGTCGATGTGTCGCGTCGGCCAAAGTACCGTCAATGTCGAAGATTACCGCTTTAGTCATCCCACCTCACTGTCAATTTGGTAGCCCCTGCGGAATCGAACCCAGCTCCTCGTCCTTGAAAGAGACGCATCCTGAACCGTTAGACCAAGGGGCCGTTACGCGACCGACCGTAGACGAGTCGTCTTGCTCGCGCAACCATTTTTTCACCTACCGACATCGCGATTCTGCTCGGATCGCGATACGGGGTAAAGTGTGAAGCGGCGCACCAAATCCATCAAAGTCAACTGCCCGAGTAAGCCTCCGCCAAGCCTCTCAGGGTCATGTTGTCCGCAACCACGTCGTGAGGTATCAGCAGGTACTTCCACACCTTTCCGCGGTGCTTCTTCGAGTAGTTTGACGCGTTCAAGCACCAGTTCGCACCGGCATCCCGCTTCGCAACAACATCCGCATCGGCCATCGCAGAAGCGGCCTTCGTCTCGATCATGTAAATGCAATCATCGGCTTCGGCGACGAAGTCAGGCTGGTATTCCTGCTGATCGTGTGAAATCCGGTAGAAGATTTGAAACTGCCCTTTCGCCGGCCGGAACCACCGCAGGAGTCCCGCTCCAGAATGACCGCCATCTTGCGCTCGGTATCCGATTGGAACTTCTGAAGCCGGTACAGGCACTTCGTAAAGCCTGCGTAGACCAACTGCCCGATCTTGCCTTTGTCGGCGGGCGGCTGGCGGTAGTCGAGAACGGTGTCGGTTGCCGAAGCGGTGAAGGCACTGTCCTTTAGCTCTGTAAAGCCCTTGCTGACGACAATCTCGTACCCGGTCGCCTCTTCCCAATAGTTCTGCTGCATTTGCGAATGGATCAGCTCCGCAATCTGCTTCTGGTAGACGCGCAGGACTTTCCGCACATCCATCTCATCAACGAGATAGCCGCGCAGGTGGTTAACCGTCAGGGTGGCGAGGTCGTAGAGCATGTCGGCGTGGTCGTCATAGGACACGTCGTCGAAGTCCACAAGCCCGCCGACGACGTAATCTTCCAGCCGCTGTTCTTCGATACCGCCCCGGCCGAGGTTGATCACCTCCCGCTGGCCGCTCCGAAGGTTCTGTGCCCACAGTTCATCGGATGGCACCGGGTAGCGGATGCTGGTCACGTTGAGCTTGAACTGCTTGTAGCCGCTGCGTACCTCGCCGTTGGGCACGACGATAATACGGGGAATGTCAATCGTACCAAGAACGATCTGCTCGGTTGTCTTCGCTACAACCTCGGCAATTGCATCCGTGGTGCTAAACATCTCGGCTTGCTTCGGGCCGATTCGACGGCGGACTTCCTCAACAACCTTAGCCTGCACGTCCTTGCTCTGAAGGTGCGAGACGGTCGGAACAGTGCCCGGCTTGCCCTCCAGAGTCCGGATTATCTGTAGGCGATTTGGGCAACCTTGCGCTCCGATTCCGTAGCAAACAGCGGGGCGGGTGGCTGTTCCGTTGGACCGGCCGCTTCCGCCGCCTTGTCAGGGAAGAGCAGCTCGGACACGGTGGACTTTGAAATGACGGTGACGAGTTTCTGTATGCCCGTCGATGGGTCGAGAACGATATGCTGTAGCTGGATTGGCGAGTCCGGACGTTTGGCGTCGTCAACAATCTCCTGGAACTTGTCGTGCGCGACGATGTTCAGCCGGTCCACCGCGTTCACGCCCGTCCGCTTCCCGTAGGGAAGCCGCAGCCCCGCCCGATGCTCTGCTCGATTAGGATGCGCGCGTTCGCCGCACGCAACGGGACGATGGTGTAGAGGTTGGTTACGTCCCAGCCTTCCTTGAGCATGTTGACGTGTATAACGATTTCTGTCGGCTCCTCGGTGCTCTCCACCCCAGGAGTCGCTCGATCATCTCGTCCTCTTCCTTGCCTGTCTTGCTCGAATCGACCTGAATCACCCGCTGCTTGTAGCGGCCCTCGAAGAAGCCGTCCCCTTGAATGAGTTCGAGAAGCTGCTTCGAGTGCGTGGTGTCGCGGGCGATTACCAACACGAACGGCTTGACCACGGGCTGGCCAGTCTGAACGGCGTAAGTTTCCAGTTCGACCTTCACGCTCTCATGGAGGCGAACCCCGTCCTCTAGCTTGATCTGCTCGATGTTCTCCGTCGTCTTCCCGGCGGGGGTGAAGTCCTTGCGGGTGACGACCGCCGGCTCCTTCACGAATCCGTCCTCCATCGCCTTTGCGAGGGAGTAGTCGAAAATGACATTTTGAACGGCACCGCCGCGCGGGCCTTCGACGAACGGCGTCGCGGTAAGCTCCAGGCCGAGGATCGGCCTCAGATCGTTGATCGCCTTCACACCGGGCGCGCGGTACCGGTGCGACTCGTCCATTAAAGGACGAGGTCGCTCAGGCCGGCGAGGTAGTCGAAGTAGGGTTCGCCGAGGTACTCCACCATCTTCTTGATTCGCGCCTGCTTGCCACCGCGAACCTCACTGTTGATCTTCGAGATATTGAAGATATTGACCTTGCAGTCGTCGGGGTGTCGAAAAGCGACGTGGCCTGCGATTGGTAGTTGTCCCCAGTAATGATGGACGGCGGATCGATTGCGAACTCCGCAATGCCCCTGAATACATACTTCTTGGTGTTAGGCGTGAAGTCCGCGACAAGCTTGTTGTAGATGGTCAAATTTGGTGCGAGGACAAGAAAATTCTTGATCCCATGCGCCAGGTACAGGTAGCCGATGAAGGCTCCCATCAGCCGCGTTTTTCCGACCCCCGTTGCGAGCGCGAAGCAGATCGATGGGAACTCCCGCTCGAAATCGGTGACGCTGGAGTATTATTCGACTGAATGGCGGCGAGGGACGCCGCCCGATCCGCCCCTTCGAGGGGTACGCGATCTCGCAAATGCGGTCCAGTATTTCCAAGGATGTGCGCTGCGGCGGGCGAAGGCTGAGCCGGCCCGCGAGGCTGTTGACCTGCCGGTTCATGTGCCTTCCCCTTCGACATCGAACAGTGTCACCTGCTTCGGCTTCTTTGCCGCTTTCGGCAGGTTCTCAACTTTCAGCGAGTAGTCATCGTGACCCCACTCGCACTTGTCTAGCACGGCCTTCGGGATCTTCTTGACCGTCAGCCTCGGCCAGCGATCGTTCTTGCCGCGGAAAGCGGTGCAGAGGATCAGTAGGGTGCGGTCTTCGCCCACGTCATCCGACAGTTGCTGAAGCTGCTCTGCGCGCCAAGCGACTGGGTGGTGACGTAGATGAAGTCGCGCCCGTACTTTGCCCTTGCTGCCAGTACACCGAATCACTCGGGGAGTACGTGAACCCTTCAAGCTTGCAGCAGGGCCTCAGACAGCATTGCCGCGTTATACTCCTTGCTAATGACCCACTGGCTCCACTTGTCCTTCATGAGTAGCGAGGGGCGAGTCGGTAATAGCGGAAACCGCCCCCGCCTTTCCAACCAGTGAGATCTGTAACGCCTCCCGAGTCTTGGCCATCGACAACTTTGGTGAGGCGGGGAATGATGTGCGTATGGCAATGCTCCCAGCTCGACCATGATCCACCGCCGCCCCATTTTGTGTGCAACCGCCCCCGTCGTGCCCGAGCCCGCGAATGAATCGAGTACTATCTCGCCCGGATTCGAGGCGATGTGAATGATGCGCTCGATGAGTGCCTCGGGCTTTGGCGTTTGAATGCCGCCTTTTCGCCGAATAGAAGCTCCATTTCCTGCTGGCGTGCTGGTTCAGTGCGACATTGTCCCAAATCGTCGGCGTCGTCATCCCCTGCTTCGCCTCCGACAGGAACAACTTACGCATCGGCGTCGTTGACTTGCCGTTGACCCCCAGTAAAGCCTCCGATCATCCTGAAGGCGCTGCATCTCTTCTTTGTTGTGCCGCCAGCACGTACCTTTCCTTGGGAACACATCCTGCTTGGTGTAGGGGTTGGTAATCGCGAACATCAGCGATTCGACGTGCCGCCCGCCTTTTCCGTTCGCGGTCGTATCAATCTTCCTAAACGGGCCGCGTTCGTCCGGACCGTCCGGCTCATCGAACACCCGATACTCGGCGTCCGCCTTTTCGGTTCTGGGCATCAGGTTGAAGCTCTCTTCTGCGTCAGTCTTCTTGCTGCTGCCCGACCGGTGCTTCCCAAATACGAGGATGTGCTCATGCACAGAGCCTATCTTCCGGTCGTTCGGCGCGCCGTCGCGCTTTTTCCATGTGATGTCGGAAATGAAGCATTCCCTCCCAAAGATTTCATCGCAAACCACTTTGAGGTAATGGGCTTCATTGTCATCGACCGAAATCCAGATGCTTCCATCTTTGCAGAGCATCTTTTCAGCAGCTCCAGCCGATCTCGCATTAGTCCGAGCCACAGCGAATGCTCGATGCCGTCGTCGTACTGCTCAAAAGCAGACCCCGTGTTGTAGGGAGGGTCGATGTATATGCACTTCACCTTTCCCGTGAACTCCGCTTCCAGCCTTCAGAGCAAGCAGGTTGTCGCCGAAGATAAGGCGATTATCGGGTAGTGGCCCACCGGTTGGGATTGCTCTAAAGTGTTGGGATGCTGGACGCAACACCCCTCGTCCCCGATTCCGCCGTGCCCCCGGTGCGGTGCGACCCATGTGGTGTGCAACGGTCTCACCCACTCGGGCACTCCGGGGTTCCGGTGCCGGGGTGCGACCGGCGTTCGTTGCGGACCCGAAGACCGGACCGGTCCCGGAGGCCACGAAGGATCTGGTGCGGCGCCTGTTGGCCGAGCATGGGAATCCGGGCCATCGCGCGGGCCGTCGGGGTGTCCCGGTCGTGGCTCCAAGGGTTCGTCAACGAGCTGTATCGACAGGAGACCCCACACGAGCCGGGACCGCCCCAAAAAGTGCGGCCCGGTCGTGATCGAGGCCCGAACGAATGTGGAGCTTCGTGGGTTCCAAGGGTGATGTCCATTGGGTCTGGGTAGCCCTGGACTTGGGCACCCGGCGGGTGCTCGCAATGGTTCTCGGGGACCGGTCCGCAGCCACGGCCCAACGGCTCTGGGACGCGCCCGCGCGGGTACCGGACCGGGGTCACCGTGTACACCGACTTCCTCGCCTCGTACCGTGGCGTGATCCCACGCGCCCGGCATCGACCCGTGGGCAGGACACGGGCCTCACCGCCCACATCGAACGGTTCTGGCTTACCCTGAGACAACGATGCGCCCGACTCGTGCGCAAGACTCTCACGTTCTCCAAGTGCCCCAGGAACCACCTCGGCGCCTTGTGGTATTTCATACGCCTGTACAACGAATCCCGACATTAGGGCCACTACCCATTATCGAACACGTCAGTCTCGGCAACCCGTTTCGCGGCGGCGTAGCTACGTGCGGCGTCTTCGAGCAGGATTCGTGGTTCGAGGCGAGGCCGATGCTCTT
The Gemmata palustris DNA segment above includes these coding regions:
- a CDS encoding IS1 family transposase; this translates as MWSFVGSKGDVHWVWVALDLGTRRVLAMVLGDRSAATAQRLWDAPARVPDRGHRVHRLPRLVPWRDPTRPASTRGQDTGLTAHIERFWLTLRQRCARLVRKTLTFSKCPRNHLGALWYFIRLYNESRH
- a CDS encoding phosphatase domain-containing protein yields the protein MNDPVIEPIRELAVLVAQQGHKIILVSGRSDAVQQETKEWLGRNGVPYSELHMRPAGDYRQDFIIKSEILDNLLAAGNEIAFVVDDRPSVVAMWRERGLTCLQCRDWDEAKPAKPGILTLMVGTSGAGKTTWLQSEEAEGDYGIDPSHVISSDQFRRELCGDFRDQTKNDAVFAAVHAVAKTRLGHGLPTVIDATHLRRKDRMESVRLANGGPVLRLDRPPD
- a CDS encoding nuclear transport factor 2 family protein produces the protein MTAQLPTAAAAYVRTINERDPDGFIALFAEDAVVDDAGREIRGREAIREWAAHDIFAANVTLEVRNVSGTDGDATITGKVDGTFDRTGLPDPLIMTFRVAVDRGKISGLTCRLAAG
- a CDS encoding DNA methyltransferase; the encoded protein is MRRKGGIQTPKPEALIERIIHIASNPGEIVLDSFAGSGTTGAVAHKMGRRWIMVELGALPYAHHSPPHQSCRWPRLGRRYRSHWLERRGRFPLLPTRPSLLMKDKWSQWVISKEYNAAMLSEALLQA